A genomic region of Salinibacterium sp. NK8237 contains the following coding sequences:
- a CDS encoding DNA-directed RNA polymerase subunit beta' produces the protein MLDVHAFDEIKIGLATADDIRRWSHGEVKKPETINYRTLKPEKDGLFGEQIFGPSRDWECSCGKYKRVRFKGIVCERCGVEVTKSAVRRERMGHIELAAPVTHIWYFKGVPSRLGYLLDMAPKDLEKVIYFAAYMIISVDEEGRHADLPALENEIRLEIKTLEGQRDSRIADRLTKFEEDLAALEEEGAKADQKRRVKDAAEKEMSQLRKSIDEQIAQLERVWEDFRTLKIGDLKPEDSVFQELQDRFGSYFEAFMGAEAIKKRLQAFDLALESVELHDQIANGKGQKKIRAIKRLRVVNSFLQTGNSPAAMVLDVVPVIPPELRPMVQLDGGRFATSDLNDLYRRVINRNNRLRRLLDLGAPEIIVNNEKRMLQEAVDALFDNGRRGRPVTGTGNRALKSLSDMLKGKQGRFRQNLLGKRVDYSGRSVIIVGPQLKLHQCGLPKQMALELFKPFVIKRLIDLSHAQNIKSAKRMVERARPQVWDVLEEIIRERPVLLNRAPTLHRLGIQAFEPQLVEGKAIQLHPLVCAAFNADFDGDQMAVHLPLSVEAQAEARILMLASNNILKPSDGRPVTLPTQDMIIGLHHLTTLKEDVAGEGRAFSSVAEAIFAFDQHSLDLNAKVRLRLDNVYLSEEDAPEGFVQGQSKLMETTLGRALFNEALPKDYPYIEALADKGQISAIVNDLAERYVKVDVASALDAIKDAGFHWATRSGVTVALSDIVTPPTKPEIIGRYEKIAAKVQGQFEKGLTTDAERRQELIEIWNKATAEVATAMQSNFRTDNNINRMVSSGARGNWMQVRQIAGMRGLVSNPKGEIIPRPIVHSYKEGLTVAEYFISTHGARKGLADTALRTADSGYLTRRLVDVSQDVIIRENDCGTRKGLDMPIAAQNADGKWILDDNVENSVYARSLAAEATNDKGDVVAAAGADVGDVLLEKLVAAGVHSIKVRSVLTCESAVGVCAVCYGRSLATGLLVDIGEAVGIIAAQSIGEPGTQLTMRTFHTGGVASADDITQGLPRVTELFEARTPKGASPIAEAAGRVTIEDTDRSRKLILTPDNGDEPIAYPILRRATLLIEDGEHVELGKQLHVGNVDPKEVLRVRGVRAVQQHLVDGVQGVYRSQGVPIHDKHIEVIVRQMLRKVTVVDHGDTGLLPGELVDRSKYNELNRGVLTEGKATASARQEILGITKASLATESWLSAASFQETTRVLTQAAMEGKSDPLMGLKENVIIGKLIPAGTGLPRYRDVSVEATEEAKAERYPNRIFADDASLTESDLSFVDFDSFSSNDSTPGTYN, from the coding sequence TTGCTCGACGTTCACGCGTTTGATGAAATCAAAATCGGTCTCGCTACCGCCGACGACATTCGTCGCTGGTCGCACGGTGAAGTAAAAAAGCCAGAGACCATTAACTACCGCACACTCAAGCCGGAGAAAGATGGTCTGTTCGGCGAACAGATCTTCGGACCTTCGCGCGACTGGGAGTGCTCCTGTGGCAAGTACAAGCGTGTCCGCTTTAAGGGCATCGTTTGTGAGCGCTGTGGTGTTGAAGTAACCAAGTCGGCTGTGCGCCGTGAGCGCATGGGCCACATCGAGCTTGCTGCTCCGGTTACCCACATCTGGTACTTCAAGGGTGTTCCGAGCCGTCTCGGTTACCTGCTTGACATGGCACCGAAGGACCTCGAAAAGGTCATCTACTTCGCTGCATACATGATCATTTCGGTTGACGAAGAAGGCCGTCACGCTGACCTGCCTGCGCTTGAGAACGAGATCCGTCTCGAAATCAAGACGCTTGAGGGCCAGCGCGATTCCCGCATCGCCGACCGCTTGACCAAGTTCGAGGAAGACCTCGCCGCTCTTGAAGAAGAGGGTGCGAAGGCCGACCAGAAGCGTCGTGTCAAGGATGCTGCTGAGAAAGAAATGTCTCAGCTGCGCAAGTCGATCGATGAGCAGATCGCTCAGCTTGAGCGCGTGTGGGAAGACTTCCGCACCCTCAAGATCGGTGACCTGAAGCCTGAAGACTCTGTCTTCCAGGAACTGCAGGACCGTTTCGGTAGCTACTTCGAAGCATTCATGGGTGCCGAGGCAATCAAGAAGCGCCTTCAGGCCTTCGACCTTGCTCTCGAGAGCGTTGAACTGCACGACCAGATCGCTAACGGCAAGGGTCAGAAGAAGATCCGCGCCATCAAGCGCCTGCGTGTAGTCAACTCGTTCCTTCAGACTGGCAACTCGCCGGCCGCGATGGTGCTCGACGTTGTTCCGGTTATTCCTCCGGAGCTGCGCCCGATGGTTCAGCTGGATGGTGGCCGTTTTGCGACCTCCGACCTCAACGACCTCTACCGTCGTGTGATCAACCGCAACAACCGTCTGCGTCGACTCCTTGACCTCGGTGCTCCCGAGATCATCGTCAACAACGAGAAGCGCATGCTTCAGGAAGCCGTTGACGCACTGTTCGACAACGGTCGTCGTGGTCGCCCCGTCACCGGTACTGGTAACCGTGCCCTCAAGTCCCTGAGCGACATGCTCAAGGGTAAGCAGGGTCGTTTCCGCCAGAACCTCCTCGGAAAGCGCGTTGACTACTCCGGTCGTTCGGTGATCATCGTTGGACCGCAGCTCAAACTGCACCAGTGTGGTCTTCCGAAGCAGATGGCTCTCGAGCTGTTCAAGCCGTTTGTTATCAAGCGCCTGATCGACCTGAGCCACGCCCAGAACATCAAGAGCGCTAAGCGCATGGTTGAGCGTGCACGTCCGCAGGTTTGGGATGTACTCGAAGAGATCATTCGCGAGCGTCCCGTGCTGCTGAACCGTGCACCAACACTGCACCGTTTGGGCATCCAGGCATTCGAACCTCAGCTCGTTGAGGGTAAGGCTATCCAGCTTCACCCCCTCGTCTGTGCTGCGTTCAACGCTGACTTCGACGGTGACCAGATGGCTGTTCACCTTCCGCTGTCGGTTGAAGCACAAGCCGAAGCTCGCATCCTGATGCTCGCAAGCAACAACATCCTCAAGCCGTCTGACGGTCGCCCGGTGACTCTGCCCACACAGGACATGATCATTGGTCTGCACCACCTGACCACGCTCAAGGAAGACGTTGCTGGCGAAGGCCGTGCGTTCTCGTCGGTTGCTGAAGCGATCTTCGCGTTCGATCAGCACTCGCTTGACCTCAACGCCAAGGTGCGTCTGCGTCTCGACAACGTGTACCTCTCTGAAGAAGATGCCCCTGAGGGCTTCGTTCAGGGCCAGTCCAAGCTCATGGAGACGACCCTCGGTCGTGCCCTCTTCAACGAGGCGCTTCCGAAGGACTACCCGTACATTGAGGCACTCGCTGACAAGGGCCAGATTTCGGCTATCGTCAACGACCTCGCTGAGCGGTACGTGAAGGTGGATGTTGCATCAGCACTTGACGCGATCAAGGATGCTGGATTCCACTGGGCTACTCGCTCCGGTGTAACTGTTGCGCTGTCTGACATCGTGACCCCGCCGACTAAGCCGGAGATCATTGGCCGCTACGAGAAGATCGCAGCCAAGGTTCAGGGCCAGTTCGAGAAGGGACTCACGACCGACGCCGAGCGTCGTCAGGAGCTCATCGAGATCTGGAACAAGGCAACCGCAGAAGTAGCGACTGCCATGCAGTCCAACTTCCGCACCGACAACAACATCAACCGCATGGTGTCGTCTGGTGCTCGTGGTAACTGGATGCAGGTTCGTCAGATCGCCGGTATGCGTGGTCTGGTATCGAACCCGAAGGGTGAGATCATTCCTCGCCCGATCGTCCACTCCTACAAGGAGGGCCTGACCGTAGCCGAGTACTTCATCTCGACTCACGGTGCTCGTAAGGGACTGGCTGACACCGCACTGCGTACTGCAGACTCGGGATACCTCACGCGTCGACTCGTTGACGTGTCGCAGGATGTCATCATTCGTGAAAACGACTGTGGCACCCGCAAGGGACTCGACATGCCGATCGCAGCGCAGAACGCTGATGGCAAGTGGATCCTCGATGACAACGTTGAGAACTCGGTCTACGCTCGCAGCCTTGCTGCGGAAGCCACCAACGACAAGGGCGATGTAGTCGCTGCTGCTGGTGCAGACGTCGGAGACGTTCTGCTCGAGAAGCTCGTTGCTGCTGGTGTTCACAGCATCAAGGTTCGTTCGGTGCTCACGTGTGAGTCCGCTGTTGGTGTGTGTGCAGTCTGCTACGGCCGCTCGCTCGCAACGGGACTTCTCGTTGACATCGGTGAGGCTGTCGGAATTATCGCCGCACAGTCGATCGGTGAGCCCGGTACCCAGCTGACCATGCGTACCTTCCACACTGGTGGTGTTGCTTCGGCAGACGACATTACGCAGGGTCTTCCCCGCGTAACGGAACTCTTCGAAGCTCGTACCCCTAAGGGTGCAAGCCCCATTGCAGAAGCCGCTGGTCGCGTCACGATCGAAGACACTGACCGCAGTCGCAAGCTGATCCTCACGCCAGACAATGGTGACGAGCCCATCGCTTACCCGATCCTGCGTCGCGCAACCCTCCTCATCGAGGATGGCGAGCACGTAGAACTCGGCAAGCAGCTGCACGTCGGAAACGTTGACCCGAAGGAAGTTCTACGAGTTCGCGGTGTCCGTGCCGTTCAGCAGCACCTCGTCGATGGTGTCCAGGGCGTTTACCGCTCACAGGGTGTACCGATTCACGATAAGCACATTGAGGTCATCGTTCGTCAGATGCTCCGCAAGGTGACTGTTGTTGACCACGGTGACACCGGACTCCTTCCGGGTGAGCTGGTTGACCGTTCGAAGTACAACGAGCTCAACCGCGGTGTTCTCACCGAGGGCAAGGCAACGGCATCCGCGCGTCAGGAGATCTTGGGTATCACCAAGGCTTCGCTGGCAACCGAGTCGTGGCTGTCGGCTGCGTCGTTCCAGGAGACCACCCGCGTTCTTACGCAGGCGGCCATGGAAGGCAAGTCCGACCCGCTCATGGGACTCAAGGAGAACGTCATCATCGGTAAGCTCATCCCGGCTGGTACGGGATTGCCGCGCTACCGCGATGTATCGGTCGAGGCAACGGAAGAGGCGAAAGCCGAACGTTACCCCAACCGCATCTTCGCTGATGATGCAAGCCTCACCGAGAGCGACTTGAGCTTCGTCGACTTCGACAGCTTCAGCTCGAATGATTCCACGCCGGGAACCTACAACTAA